ATGGTGGAAGTAACAATGTCATGGCAATGGCTAGTTATATAATTTAtcatacaatatttttttttgtatatacgcTCGTAGgccttcaaaatttttaattgattacaaatTTGTTGAGaaaaatgataatatattttataaaataaataattatcgaTGAACCTATAAGTATGGGTCATataataaagtttttttttttttttttgatgaagaaGTTTTTGTATAATTTTAGCATCTATCATTTGTATTAAACTTACACTGCCATCTTGTTTATATAAGCGGATATGATAGTCTAAAAAAAGTGATATTGGATGAATACATATCCATATATAATACCCATTTATGATTCATCAAAATGCTAGAATGATAAATAAAAATGTTGGACTTGGTTATCATAAagctttttgaaagaaaaaaaaatatcgtaAGATAGAAATCTGCCTCTCCATCTCTTTCACGCACACAAACATACCATTAATAAGCAAAAATCCATCCTGATAACGATGATAGCTAATACGAAACtctcttaaaatattatttctagcTACCACCATCCATATTATCGGTGACAGGAGCAATAGAAGAACATATCAATTGTTTTCTGATATTTCTGTGTTACAATACACATTTTTCTTTTGAAATGCACAGCTTCACCCAGTGATATGTTATTCAAAGGCTGTCTGCATCCCATGTATTTCTCTGTCACAATCCTCATCTGCTCAGACTCTTCTTAGGCACAGATCGCAGTGCACGGGCTCATTCTGTGCGCGAATCTGAATGTCGGCAACCGTCTTGACGCGTTCATCGCCCACGGAACGCAGATAAGCAGCAGCGCGGAAATCCGTGTGCTTTCCCTCGGTGGTGACCGGATCCACGAATTCCTCATATAAATAGTCTCGCATTTCTTTTTTTCGTCCCTTCTTCGCAATCATACAGCCTGCGCTCTCTCTCTGTCTccgtctagagagagagagagagagagagagagagagagatcgctTCCTCCAGCCTGTCATTCATATCGATCGAAATCTTCCCATTTGTAAGCAGATCTCTCCTTTTCATCATTGATTAGGCTCAGTTCTTGTAGTTTCGGATCGGTTGCTTTCACGCACCCGCTTTGTATGTTTTTCCTTTTTATGTTTTTTAATGATTTCCTATTCTAGATCAAAAGACGAGCTTATAGTTGGATTAGATTGCGATCGGGTTTTATGTGATGGAAACGATGTGGTTTTCATTCGGATCTTAATCGGATACTGCTGTTGATATCGGGAATCTAGGGTTTGGTTATTATATTCTTCTATTTTTGACTCTTATttttgggatagaattcaggactCTAGTTTCTTTAAGGTTGATGTCGTTTGAAATACTTGATGATTTATTGATCCTTCTTTTTTGTgcacctttcttcttcttccttttcctttgATTTTAGTTGATCTAGCTCCTGTTTAATGGTATATTGGAAATCCTTTAGCCTTTCATTAGATATGTTGGATTTCCAtttgtttctaatattttatttggatcgtTAACATTTGccccttttgtttctttttccagGTCTCCTATATATTCCAGTGAAATTTAGAATGCATTCTCGAAGAAAAGCCCTTTAAGTTGATACTACATTTCTAGATTTTAGATGCTCAGCTTTGTCCtttctgaatttttttatttttatttttatagtatAACTTTGTGATGCTTTCAGAGTTGCTTGAATTTGAgttctgatttttttctttttaagtcGTGATGATTATGTGTAATGCAAGTGTAGTGGAAAATTAATGAATGTTCGTTCCAAATCTAATGGTCTGTACATCCTGAAATGGTTTCAATATATTTACATGGAAAGAGTTGGAGATGACTGAGAAGGTTTAGAAAGAAAGGGGCTGATGTGGAGAATGTTATTTTTTGAAGTTTGATGGTGGTCTCACCCCCATTAATGACACAAGGGCAAATTTTCGTGATCTAAGGGAGACCAGATGCTCCATGTGGATAATCCAAAAGTGAAAAAAGGGAACATGTGCATAGAGCGATGGTAGTTAGAACATTGAGTTACATGTGATGCTTCTAATTGTATATGGTTAAAATCATGAATGAAATATTTAGCAGAAATGGTGAATGCAATAATGACGATGAAGATTTTTATGTCATGCGCCGCAAAGGCCAGTGATAGTCCTGATTATTTGATGTCTCGAATTTGGACCACATAGTTGGAAGAGGAAGGTGAGGCCAAGGAAGACCGGAATAGGGGACTAGGAAGACTTGAAAAAGTGTGATAAAATAACTATACTTAAACATCAACTCTAGATTAAATGACATGCCTCATACAAATGGTAGGCATCATATACAATGGACATGATCGGTTAATATGTAGTATGCTTAAATTCTGAATTTTGAGCAAACATTAGTTCCGCAATTATTTAGATTGTTCTTAGATTGATTTGGAATTTTAGCAGCTAATTGTTGTCGTAAATGTATTATTTAGTATGCGTCACTATTGTTAATGTTGTTTAAACCATTCAAACTGATATTTGTTCTTAATCGAAGATCAACTACTAAGTTATGATTAAGTGATCACTGCTTCTTGCATAGGTAACATGTCCAGGAAACATTTGAAATTTTGGTTTTGGGCATTTTTTTCATGTTGTATATCATGATGGACATTGTGGATCATTGATGTGGATATCTTACCATACACTGACTGTTGAGGTTAATGTTGCTGGTCATACCTTGCGAATGTTAAGCCCTCTGATATGCTTTACACACATATGTATCCGTATATCTTATTAGTGAAAAAAGTCTTTGTATGGTAATTTATGATTTTCTATAAGTGAACAAATTAGTGAGCTTTTAAAGTTTGGTAATCTTGTTCACAAAGCATGACGTAACTATTTTCTGCAAAGTACTATTTCTTTTCCTATTCTTTATGCAATGTGTGCATGCTCATGTTTTTCCGATATGTTGTGCTTGTACATGTGTGTTATCCATGCATGTATTTGCATGCAGTGAGTAAGAGGGAACCAACTATAGGTGGCATTTGGTGACTCTAATGGgatcactatagtgatcttagatcactagtGATCCTCATTCGGTGGTGAGTTGATCCTcaatgatctaagatcactatgtTTGGTAGACTATGTTCTAGTAATTAAAGATCCTCGGTTATTCATGAGTAACCTGTTTGGTGAGTCATGAGAATCTAAGATCATTGAtcatataataccaaaactacCTTGATATATTCGATATTTTTTGCAGCCGGTAAACAAAACTGTCAAATAAATCATAGAAAAACAAAAATGAATGGCTAGCCGGTCCATGCCATTTATATGTAGAATTGTTTGGACAGATCCATtataattttggcatcaaaattATTAATCCTATGACAATAtgttaattattattatagaattaatattttcatttatgcttatattatattatttagtattaatatatatattttgataaggaaaATAGggaaatagaagtaatatattgcataattttataatatcaatataaatataaattataataatatatttctatTATAATTATGAAAGTATAATTGAatgataatatgataataatatgttATATATAATGAATACTATATATGTAATATCAATAGAATATagtatatataatattgatataatatattaatggtatattgatatatcaatttttttctttgtatTGAGGGGCATTTTTATCCCTAAATTTTGGCTCAAGATCACAGCTTGGGGTGATCCTGGAAACCTGTCTCGAAGGATGGATTTAAGGTCACTAGGTTGGGTTGTGCTTTTAGGAGTGGAGATGGTATGAAATACTATCATTTAGGATCACTAGGTGGGGCAACCAAACATGGTGATCTTGTTGCCTCCACCCACATCATCCTTGATCTTGGGGTTACTAACCCATCACAATCCCCTCCATAATGTTTGCCAAAGCTGGCAGGTCACATAGCTAGCTGATGTCTTCACTTAAGAAATGAGATAAATGGGCCAAACTGAAGGGCCATAAGGTAGATGATCTCGACTGAACCAAAAATTTCCAAGAACACTGATCATGTATGGTTGAAAGATCAAACTTCAAAGCTTCTAGTATCTCAACAACTTCCTTCTATTGATTAAGAAGGTGAATGAGTTGAATATTTAAATTACAGAAAATAACCATGTAGAATTACAGCAAACAACCATTTAAACTTTCGATCCTATCTCCTTTCCTGTGTACTTGCAATAGCGTGTGGCATATCATCTGCCAAATTGATTGTTTTATCTATAATGGTTTGCCATCTAATTTTATCATATATTGCTTCTTTTTGCAGTGTTCTTGAAATTTTGGGATCAAGGTTATCCATTGCATATTTTCTGGTATCTTCTTTAGGATAATAGTTTAAAGATGTTTTCCTTCTGCTTTCTTTTTGAATCAGGAGGTATTATGGCTAGCAAACGAATTCAAAAGGAACTTCTGGATTTGCAAAAAGATCCTCCAACATCGTGCAGTGCTGGACCTGTTGGGGAGGATCTATTCCATTGGCAGGCAACGATAATGGGTCCTGCTGACAGCCCTTATTCAGGAGGGGTCTTCTTCATTAAAATTCATTTCCCTCCGGACTATCCTTTCAAGCCTCCCAAGGTCAACTTCCAGACCAAGGTACAAGGGTTCTGGTGCCTTTATGTTTTTGCCTTTTCTGTTACCAGATTTTTATTTACTGTTGCTATATTCTGTTGGTATGCATGTGACTCATAAGATGATTTTGGAAGGTTATGATTGTGCAAATTGTTgtctatgatttttatttttaaaataaaatctacaaGGTACTGCAATAACAAACTAATAAGATGGTTAAATATTTCCGACTTTTGGATTGAGATTGTTTCTTGCTATGAAATTGATTATCTTTGATAATTTGATAGCAATGACTTAGATGCCTAACTTTGCATATAAGTGATTGGAACTTTGTACGATGGTGCAGATGGCTGGAAATTTCTTGAGTAAAATTTACAAGTATTAATTTATCTGCCAGGGAGTTTGTTAAAGGGTAGTGTTTGCAAGTAGAAGTTGGTAATTACGTTGTAAACATATGACTGCATCTTGctgccaaatgatttgacttctAGCGTGCTTTTAACTACTAATAGCTTGGAGAAGATTAATATCATTTTAGAAGCAATTTTGCTGTCTTCTTTGACAGCCTTTAGACAGAGTACTACTTTAAGTCAATTGTTTTGTTTAATTGCAGATGTAAATTAATGATGCTTTAATGTTTGATTTTGTTGGTTTAGAATCTATGGTGCTTGTATTTCATATACAGGTTCCATAGCTGTTTGTTTTGTAGAAGACTAACACCTTGGTGCATAAAATACAGAGCTGAAGCATATCAATATGTTATCTGTCAATGTTTTAAGAGATGCCTGCATTGGCTTCCTAGGCAGGCCTGTCTTGGTTCTTACCTTTATATTTTAACAGCTGAAGCATATCAATATGTTCTTGCGTTGAATGAGGATAAACCCAATACATGAATTAGTATCAAATGTTGTCAGGTTGATACTTCCCAATATCTTATAACATGTCTTATTCAACGTGATATATTTCAGTTTGGTTATGTTTCTTTAGATTCTCTTTGTAATTATTATTTTTCTAGTTTATTAATTTTGGGATGCTTCCTCAGAGTATGCTTGGTGCCTAGGTACGAGGTGGCCACCTAGCTGCCCTTTTGCTGCCTAGAGTCCTTTAAAACATTGCTAGCAGTGTTGTGTAGTTTTGTTTAAAAACACGCACATGCATGCACACATACATGCTTATTTGCTGGCTGATTGCTACTCAATTTACCATCCATGAAAGAGTTATGATATATAAATCTTACTTTATAGGTTTCAGCAAATTTAGTAGGACATCATGGTAAACAAATATTAAAACTTTGAATTTGATGGTCATTATACAATTATATGAGATTCTAGTTTTCCTTGTTACCTTCTACAACTAAATGTTAAGAGAAATTGTTCAGTCCGGTATCCTGATGAGAGAATCACCACTTATTGGATGGCTGTGATGGCTGATAGCCTGCATCAGGTGTTATCATATTCTCCTTTGATTACTTATTTCTCAACAGCATTCACTTGTTGTGGTGTATTTTGATAGAACAAATAACGATGATGCATGTCTTGCCACTTCTGACTTTCGGAATAACTTCTCTTTTGTTGATTATTGTTAGGTCCAAGTTTTCACTTTCAAAAAGGGATACTTAACAGTACTTAAAATCCGAGACCCTAAAGCTCTTTAGTGGTCACCATAAACATTTATAAGGTGCTTGCTTCTCAACATCACCAGGATTGTAGATGACCTATAGTTATCTTGATGATTAATTCACTGTATCATTATTAAATTGAGAAATTGATGATGCTAAGATGCTGACCTCAGAAAGTTTACCTGGGGCTCTGTATTGCatgaaattaatatcttttcTGTTGTCTGCTAACTAGAATTATTGCATGTCAAAGACTTGATGCTGGGAGTTGGAATAACACTTTGGTCTTGGTTAACTTTGAAACAACCTCAAATGACTAATGTAACAAGATTACAGCAATAAGTGGCATACTCGAAGTCATGTTTGTGTGTGTTTTGCTTGTGATGAATCACAGTTTTCTAAGTTCATAAAAAATGGATTTTGTTCTTGATGATGAGGGAGTTTATAAAAATTTCTTAGTTAAACTATTGTCCATTTGATTGAGGAATAAACTGGACTTCAGCTACCAGATGGTAATCTTTGTTAAATTCTACCCACTTCCAGGGTATGGAtgatatgtgctagcatgtctgtATACATTATATTAGTACATGTTATCTGCTACCTGTTTGCATCTCTCTGAATTAAATATTCTGCATTCTTGATATTAAGATATTGACTTTCTGTATCGGACTGTGAAGGTTTATCACCCGAACATCAACTCCAATGGCAGCATCTGCCTTGACATCCTGAAGGAGCAGTGGAGCCCTGCCCTGACCATATCAAAGGTTCTCTTATCTATCTGCTCTCTCCTCACAGACCCCAATCCCGATGACCCTCTTGTCCCTGAGATTGCCCACATCTACAAGACACAGAGGTCCCGCTATGAGGAGACGGCCAGAGCATGGACCCAGAAGTATGCCATGGGCTGACATCCTCCAGTCTGGAAAGAAAATTGCGAGGTAAAAGAACATCATGTTGTGAGAACCAAGACAATCtagttttttatcttatgatgtctGAGATGGCTTTGCCAGATGAAAAGAAGTTTGGCATGGCATGCTTGTTTCTGTATATCACTGTGGAATTGGATCACTGTGACATATATGAATTTTGTGTTGGTTCTGTTATATACTTTCTTAGTACACCTGACATGTGGTGCAGGTATCTCTTTGCTTCAAAGCTTTATATCACACCTTTGAACTAGCTATTTTCATGACTCCAACTCTTTAGTCTTCTTGGTACTTCTTTCATTTTATTTGCTCTGATTTTGTAGATTGCGTTTGTTTGATTGATTATCTGTGCTTGTAAGTTATTGGATTACGATGAAATTTCTGTTTGTTTGAAGTAGATTGAGTTATAAGGTTTAGTTGAAATCTCTTTATCTACTGCTTAGAGGATGGGAATTCCAAGGGGTTTGTTTTGTATTTATTGTAGCTTCAATGAGGACATTGTTAAGAATCAAAGATTGTTACAGAGACATCAATGTAAATAACTGCAATCTTTTTAACTCTGCCCTCTCGATATAAGAAAAAAGAAGGTAATACAAATATTAAAGGATGTGGGAAGTGAACAaacatggaaaagaaaaaaaagaaacgaaGGGTGGGGTAAAAGTTATGGAAAGATACCAATGATTGGCAATTATATTGGGTGCCGAATGTGAGGAAAGCTTTAAGGGAAGAAAACATTAAGAGGATCATATGAGAATGagagaaaaaatgaagagaaacagtGCCTTGCAGTGATAGTTATAAAAAACGTCAGCAAGATAGTTATAAAATACGTGAACAAGGGTTTGTGACTGATGAAAGCTATCAAGATTCATAGCATGTGGGAGTCAGTGAAATATTCTTTAGGTTGAATATCTAACATTGTTTATCATTAACTGCAGCCTATAGAATTGTTGAATCGGAATTCATTCTGCCATTCATTCATCTGAAAGTGCGCAAAGTTGGTTTACTGAACATATTAGTGCTGTCGTGATGTCGTGCTATAATTTACCAAAGATTATAAAGGACTGGTATCTTGGGTTGTACAGTGCTCTTTTCTCCCTCTCTTAAAATGGTCAGTTAGCCAATCAAAGGGAATTAAATTACTAGTGGATGATAAAGAAACAAGCCCAAGTTACTCACTTGAATGGAATGGAACCAATCCCTCCTAGGCTTCTGAAGCTTTGTGTTGTATTTCAGCACTGTGCTCTCTGTGCTCGCCATGCTTCTGCCAATGTCTAATAATTCATGTAGAAAACTCTCATTGCTTGTAATTGTCGCTACCACTCATCTTGTCAGCTCATATCTCAAATCCTGGAGCATTAACATTCTCTTTGGATGATGAAAGTAAAGCTCATGGAGATGGAGCCATAAAACTGGCTAATCTGGTTACACTTATGAACCTTTCGATGATCATATCTTCATACAACTTTCTATTCTAGCAATCAAGTAGAGAGTTAGAAGATCTCGAAGAAGGTTGCCACTGGTTGCACTTCCCTGTTACATGACCACAGCAAATGGTAAGCAATTTGAGATTCCACTGGGTATTACCTTACTTTGATGGAGATTGCGTTGTCTCATGAGGTGATATAAATATGCCTGTGTTATCTTATGAGGTGATTTGGATGTTGTGGGGTCAGACCTCAGAGTTTTGCCATAATGcatgataaattttagatttttctcttACACATCATCGGCCTACTGGGTGACGTGCCTTTTGCCGTGCTTAGGTTTTACTAACCGATGCTGCTTGAACAATGTATGGTTATATTACATTACTAGGTTACAGTAAAAAATGCATTTATCGTAAAAGGTCCTCAGCCAACTTGAAATCGAATGCATGACAGTTGCCAACGCCTGTGTGCGTGTGGAAACTAGAGACTTTTTTTATAACGGCAACCTTTGTCTCCTCATGTATCAACCTTGATTAACCAGTCTTCCGATGAGCACTTCGCAGACTACCTATCCAAGGATCATAATGTGTCTATCTATCAATCCCACCAATCACAAGCACTcaaaaatggagaaaaaaaaaggaaaaaaattctcAAAGGAAGAGAAAGATAAGCAAAGCATAACCTTAAATTGTGATTACACTGCATCTATTGACCCGTAAGAGAAATAGCTCCAAAGAAGATCCCATTACTAGTCAATCCATAACTTATCTCTGTCATGAAGGAGGAGACGGTGCTTGGAGTTGGTGGGAGGGCTAATAGAGAATTTGATCTAACGAACTCAACGCCTTCTGATCAAGGGGGAACTGGATTTCCTATCAGGCTTAAGGGTATGTATGTAAAATGTTGGAAGTTGCATTGGGACCTGCCCTGCTAGCAGTGCGCCATTGACTTGCTGCTACATCTAGTCGCATGAGCATAACAGATTGGTACCACCAAGATTGCGATCAAGACGATTGAGCTTGGATCTGATCAAGCTTGATTtgaaattaatttgatcaaagtcTCTAAGATCAAGCTTGATTTGTTGATGACTATGTTGGGCTTGATTGATAAGATCAGTAATTCTAAATTGGGTTGAGATCAAGTCAAGCTTTAAGCTTGAGTTAAAGATGGATTTTAAGTTTAATTCAAGCCCGGTTCAAacctatttttaatatttaattgatttaaagattgaaaaaaataaagatgcTAAATATAGCTTTGATCCAATGATCAATTATTGTATATTATACATAATATTAATATGTTCGAGAGTTATTGAGccaagtttgatcaagtctaatcatttttttttcacttgGCTGGAAATTAATTTGGAGCTAGTTTTGCGATCAAGATTGATTTGTTAAACTTTGAATTAGATTTGGGTCACCCTTGTCAAACTGATCAATTCATTCGGTATTCTTAGGTAACCTTGCTAGGGTAGACATGTTAATATATGGagaatcaaaaaaagaaagaaaaaaaaaaagtggaaaaAATAATCATGCCACAAGACATCGGCGGAAAGTGGGCTACTCATGAGGATCGGTAACAGCATCCATCCAATGGCTGCATTGCTTAATCCGACGGTTTTGATTTGCCTATCCCATAAATGGTAAGGAAGAATTTGAAAAGCAATAAAATTAGGTTTCTATAGGAGACATGGCCAAAGTTTGGATAAGCGCTATGATTAATAGTGCGTCAAGGTTACTCGCCCCCAAGAAGGCAACTAATAGGATTTGGATCCCCAGTCGATTAGCTGTTTCACCTTTTTAACCCCCAAGAGGCCGGTTTGCCGATTGCCACCTTCCTAAAAAAAAAGATGCGGAGACTTATTAACAGCTGGCCGGAGTAGGAGATTTGACTAGGAGTCCACTTCCCTTCCACGATATCGACGCCTTCGGAGATCAAAACTTTATATCCCTCTATATCTTATGGTTTGATTTATTCCTTCTATGTTCTCTTTCTGGCCTCTTTCGTTCCCAGGTTTTTGTGCTCAAGCTTCTGCTCCCTCGTCaaggaagaaagaaataaaagtatTCTCTTCTGGTTTTTAGTCGTTTCTATCTTGTTCTCAGAGTGAGAATGAGAATGTTTCGATCACCTGGTCTTGCAATCTTGTGTGGGAGCTTTCTGGCTTGAGAACGTTATAAAGTTTTCTCCTCCTCTTTCTGTGCTGCTGCTGTTGGTTAGCTATCTGAAGAGCTTCTGCTATTTTGTATGTCTTCAACACCGGATCCCTTAGTTTCCTATCATGAGTTGGAGCTAAAGATTATAAAGATTGCACATACTGCTCTCTAAGAGCTATCTCATAGCTGCAAGAAGATACCACCGGTGGATAAGCTGCAATTGAGGTAATCTCTTCTAAATTTTTCCTTGAGATCTCTAAAATAGATGGTGTAAAAAGAGCAGCTAGGAAGGAGGATTTAGATAGGATCCATCTGCTATGTTTGGCATTGCTGTTTTTCTTTAAAAACATAGTTTTCGTTTTAAATCTGAGAAGGTGACTTTTTTTTGTTGGACAAGATGAGAAAGTGCTTTAGAAAGCACTTTTTTCAGTTGTTTGGTGTTTGCTAGCACATTGTCAAAGTTTATTTGGTGTTGATAGGGTTGAATTGTGTAAGGTTGAATCACAACGTTGCAGGCTTAAAACTTTGTGTGTAGATAAAAGACACGACGAGACCATTATTTTATTGTTTTGGTTTTGGTTGGATGCATGATCGGTGATTTAAATTTGACTTTGCATAATTCATTCAAATAAACCTCCAACGTATTTGTTCTTTATTGAGATGCACCCATTATTTTTCGTGTTCATGCATAATTAAGTTTCAATCATCCCAAAGAAGCAACCTCTTaatgtttttgaaaaaaaaaaaaaaaaaaacaagtattGTTTTTTAAGCAGTGCCAGACATGCCCACTGTTTTTACTCCCAGTTTTTACAAGCTTGTCGTTTCTCTTGTGTGGATTTGTTTGCATAACAAGCTGTTATTGTTactcttttttaaattaatttgtcGCTGCATGGTACTGAAAACTGATCGATGGAAAGGTGTAGCAAATTGATTTCTCACAATTCTTTGATTCATGTCTTATTCTATGGGTGAAGGAAGAAACTACAGGTGGATTGGTGAATTTTGTCaatctaaagaagaagaaagtgatttCGAAAAGCTGATAATAACAGGGCTACAGATAAGATTAAAGTTTTCGAAGGATAGACACCATAATGGAGTACTTTGCGATACTTCATCTTTGGACCAGAGCTTAACAGCCCTAGACAGTCCAGTAGAAGCTTGGAGTGACACTGAAGAAGGTGAAATTATTGGAAGTTCAGACGCTTAAGCCGAATCAAAACAATAGTAATGGATTTCCTTCAAGCACTAGAAGAGAATATTGCTGATCATAAAGCAGTCTCTCATGAtcccagaaaaagaaaacagataGAAGATAGCACTTGCAGGCTTTGTGGAAAGAATTTCCAATCGATGAAGTCATTGTATGGTCATATGAGATGCCATAGAAGAAATTGGAAAGGAGTAAGTCCACCCGAGGAGAACACACCGGTACAAATAACACCAAAACAAAGTTCCAGCCTACCAGCTGTTGATTTCAGTGGTTCCCATCAAGTTTTGCCACCAACAAAATGGTCCAATCCCAGGTATGAAGAGGAATCGGAGGATCCATTAATCAATGCTGCCTACAATCTTATGCTTTTGGCCAATGGAGGTTTCTCTGTGGCTTCAACTCTAACAAGGCAACAACAAAAAAGAATTACTTCACCAGATGATCCAAGAGTCATAAACAATGAGGATGATCAGAAAATCAGCACTCAGCTAGATTCCATGAATGTAAATTCTACATCCATGGATGTAGATAAGATTGAAGGCTCGAATCAAAACATTCATAAATCGACGATCGGCTACAATAGAACAGTAGGCATATCGAGCATGAGTCAATCAGCAATCCATGAGCCAACAAAGAAGATGAATGATTCGGAAATACTGACCGACTTGGCCCCAAACAGAAAGCAATATTGGTGCAACATCTGCAACAAGTCTTTCTCTTCTCACCAAGCACTTGGAGGTCATACATCCAGCCACAAAGTTGGTTTGCCCATCAAAGTCTCGGAGCACCAGTGCAATATCTGTAGTTTGACATTCCCAACAGGGCAGGCTCTTGGTGGACACAAGCGGAAGCATTGGTCGGGTCCAGATAGTTCTGTTGCACCCTCATTGGAGACTACTGAGAAACCAATTCATCCTCATCTAGACATCTATCTCAATGAGCCAAGACAGCTCGAATAGCTTGCAGGACTTCGCTTAGAGGAAGGATAGCAGTGTGTATGCCAGTTCAAGTTACAAATAAGTCAGAAAAAAAGGGGGAAGGGGGCAAAAAAATGTAGATATATGAAAATTATGTTTCTGTTAGAGTATTATTTTGCTTTTTAGTTATTGGTTCCTTTAATAAGAAAGGATTGAAGCTTGTTTTGGTttgcaaattaaattttttttggtttCCTCTTCCATAGCCACGGTTTATTTACTTCAAACAAAATTTTATATCCTTGGTGATGGTGGAAAGGTCCATGAAAGACTTCTCTTTCCGTCTACCTATTACACTTCTGATATGATTTTCGAATAGTTGGTAAGTAAGTTCAGACATATTTCTTCATTCTTAttagattatttattattattatttctactGAGAGAATAATTACTTGTTACTTTGTAAAACATCCAAGGTCAAAAAATTTGGTTGTTATTGTACAATTTTATGATCTTGGAAACATTTTTCCTTAGAATGAGCGGATTAGCAAACCCAAAATGAAAAAGAATAAATTAGTAGAGATTAGAGATTCTAAATGGGTTTAGGTGTCTTTGGATGACCTAAACGGATGCAAATCCGGTGGGCTGCATAGCTTGCAATTA
The DNA window shown above is from Elaeis guineensis isolate ETL-2024a chromosome 8, EG11, whole genome shotgun sequence and carries:
- the LOC105050540 gene encoding ubiquitin-conjugating enzyme E2 28, giving the protein MASKRIQKELLDLQKDPPTSCSAGPVGEDLFHWQATIMGPADSPYSGGVFFIKIHFPPDYPFKPPKVNFQTKVYHPNINSNGSICLDILKEQWSPALTISKVLLSICSLLTDPNPDDPLVPEIAHIYKTQRSRYEETARAWTQKYAMG
- the LOC105050607 gene encoding zinc finger protein ZAT2-like codes for the protein MDFLQALEENIADHKAVSHDPRKRKQIEDSTCRLCGKNFQSMKSLYGHMRCHRRNWKGVSPPEENTPVQITPKQSSSLPAVDFSGSHQVLPPTKWSNPRYEEESEDPLINAAYNLMLLANGGFSVASTLTRQQQKRITSPDDPRVINNEDDQKISTQLDSMNVNSTSMDVDKIEGSNQNIHKSTIGYNRTVGISSMSQSAIHEPTKKMNDSEILTDLAPNRKQYWCNICNKSFSSHQALGGHTSSHKVGLPIKVSEHQCNICSLTFPTGQALGGHKRKHWSGPDSSVAPSLETTEKPIHPHLDIYLNEPRQLE